The following proteins are co-located in the Psilocybe cubensis strain MGC-MH-2018 chromosome Unknown contig3, whole genome shotgun sequence genome:
- a CDS encoding 4-O-methyl-glucuronoyl methylesterase → MFQYLVPFLLLAVPTLALPAPGACTTLPENIDFTTNPALPNPFAFLDGTPVVTPEQWACRREEIGQLFQRFELGTLPPRPEQVFGSFSNGVLTVNATEAGKSISFTVPITPPKNLTLAGKGPFPAVIAVGGASVPIPSDVALINFNNNDIALQNDQSSRGVGKFFTLYGSNHSAGALIAWTWGIGRIIDVLETTPGHNIDVKRLGVTGCSRNGKGAYVAGAFEERIALTLVQESGSGGAGCWRISDDMLNKQNITTQTASEIVQENVWFSPNFNPFVNEVTVLPFDHHMLAGLVAPRGLLVIDNTGIDWLGPESVWGCQTTGHLIYEALGIPSSMGITQEGNHDHCALPADEAPDVSAFISRFLKGQNVNTTVFDTDGPNNVGFVPSTYINWNVPKLH, encoded by the coding sequence ATGTTTCAATACCTCGTACCATTTTTGCTTCTAGCAGTGCCTACTCTTGCGCTTCCCGCTCCAGGCGCATGTACCACTCTCCCTGAAAACATCGATTTCACGACAAACCCCGCCCTCCCAAATCCCTTCGCGTTTCTCGATGGTACACCCGTCGTTACACCTGAACAGTGGGCCTGCCGCCGCGAGGAGATTGGGCAATTATTCCAGCGTTTCGAACTTGGTACTCTCCCACCTAGGCCAGAACAAGTTTTTGGATCTTTCTCCAACGGTGTCCTCACCGTCAACGCAACCGAGGCCGGGAAATCCATTTCCTTCACTGTCCCTATCACCCCACCCAAGAACCTGACCCTGGCGGGTAAAGGTCCTTTCCCCGCTGTCATCGCCGTCGGTGGAGCCAGCGTCCCCATTCCATCAGACGTTGCTCTGATCAACTTCAACAATAACGATATCGCTCTCCAGAACGATCAGAGCAGCCGAGGAGTAGGCAAATTCTTCACCCTTTACGGCTCAAACCACTCTGCGGGTGCCCTCATCGCATGGACATGGGGTATCGGACGCATCATCGACGTGTTGGAGACCACACCGGGCCACAACATTGACGTGAAACGGCTTGGAGTTACTGGATGCAGTCGTAACGGCAAAGGCGCATACGTCGCTGGTGCCTTCGAGGAGCGAATCGCGCTCACGCTGGTTCAGGAGTCTGGGTCTGGCGGCGCAGGGTGCTGGCGCATCTCCGACGACATGCTCAACAAACAGAACATCACCACGCAGACTGCATCCGAGATTGTCCAGGAGAACGTTTGGTTCTCTCCTAACTTCAATCCATTCGTGAATGAGGTCACGGTCCTCCCATTTGACCACCACATGCTCGCTGGCCTCGTCGCTCCCCGCGGGCTGCTAGTGATCGACAACACCGGCATCGACTGGCTCGGTCCCGAGTCGGTGTGGGGATGCCAGACAACTGGACACCTCATCTACGAAGCACTCGGGATCCCTAGCTCAATGGGAATCACTCAGGAGGGTAACCACGACCACTGTGCACTTCCCGCAGACGAAGCACCCGACGTTTCCGCATTCATCAGCCGATTCCTCAAGGGCCAGAATGTGAATACCACTGTTTTCGACACTGATGGGCCGAACAATGTTGGCTTTGTTCCATCCACCTACATCAATTGGAATGTTCCCAAACTTCATTGA